A part of Gramella sp. MAR_2010_147 genomic DNA contains:
- a CDS encoding NAD(P)/FAD-dependent oxidoreductase: MIKTDILIIGAGPTGLFAVFEAGLLKLKCHLIDALPQAGGQCSEIYPKKPIYDIPGFPEVMAGDLVDNLMEQIKPFEPGFTLGERAETIDKQEDGSFIVTTSKGTKHHSPVVVIAGGLGSFEPRKPPIPSIKDYEDKGVAYIIRDPEVYRDKKIVIAGGGDSALDWSIFLADVASEVSLVHRRKDFRGALDSVEKVEELSKIGKINLITNAEVVDLKGEDELDSVLIRHKDQARGEELKKTDHFIPLFGLSPKLGPIANWGLEIEKNAIKVDNSYDYQTNIPGIYAIGDVNTYKGKLKLILCGFHEAAIMCQSAYQRINPDKKYVMKYTTVSGVSGFDGSKKEAKKEVVKSIN, translated from the coding sequence ATGATTAAAACCGATATACTTATCATTGGTGCAGGTCCTACGGGCCTTTTTGCCGTTTTTGAAGCTGGATTATTAAAACTGAAATGTCATCTTATAGATGCGCTCCCGCAAGCCGGAGGTCAGTGTTCTGAAATTTATCCAAAGAAACCTATTTATGATATCCCGGGATTCCCCGAAGTAATGGCAGGAGATCTTGTGGATAATTTAATGGAGCAAATAAAACCTTTTGAACCTGGTTTTACTTTAGGAGAAAGAGCAGAAACTATAGATAAGCAGGAAGACGGAAGCTTTATTGTAACTACAAGTAAAGGAACAAAACATCATTCGCCGGTAGTAGTTATTGCTGGAGGTCTTGGAAGTTTTGAGCCTAGAAAACCACCAATTCCATCTATTAAAGATTACGAAGATAAAGGTGTTGCCTATATAATTCGCGATCCTGAAGTTTATAGAGACAAGAAAATAGTGATTGCTGGTGGTGGTGATTCTGCTTTAGACTGGAGTATCTTTCTTGCCGATGTGGCTTCTGAAGTTTCGCTGGTTCATAGAAGAAAAGATTTTCGAGGAGCTTTAGATTCCGTGGAAAAAGTGGAAGAACTTTCAAAAATTGGAAAGATCAATTTGATTACTAACGCTGAAGTGGTTGATCTTAAGGGTGAAGATGAATTAGATTCTGTTCTTATTAGACATAAAGATCAGGCACGTGGAGAAGAACTTAAAAAAACAGATCATTTTATCCCTTTATTCGGACTGTCTCCAAAATTAGGTCCTATTGCAAACTGGGGGCTGGAAATCGAGAAGAATGCTATAAAAGTGGATAATTCTTACGATTATCAAACAAATATTCCTGGGATTTATGCGATAGGAGATGTGAATACATATAAGGGAAAATTGAAGCTTATTCTATGTGGTTTTCATGAAGCAGCGATCATGTGTCAAAGTGCTTATCAGCGAATTAATCCAGATAAGAAATACGTGATGAAATATACCACTGTAAGTGGTGTAAGCGGATTTGATGGAAGTAAAAAAGAAGCGAAAAAAGAAGTGGTTAAAAGTATAAATTAG
- a CDS encoding NifU family protein — protein sequence MTSEEVKINVEKALAEIRPFLESDGGNISLVSIEEDDRLVKVQLEGACVGCTVNQMTLKSGVEMTIKKYVPQIEKVVNIER from the coding sequence ATGACAAGCGAAGAAGTTAAAATTAATGTTGAAAAGGCTTTAGCCGAGATTCGTCCTTTCCTTGAAAGTGATGGAGGAAACATCTCTTTAGTTTCCATTGAAGAAGATGATCGTCTGGTAAAGGTCCAGTTGGAAGGTGCATGTGTTGGCTGTACAGTGAATCAGATGACGCTGAAAAGTGGAGTGGAGATGACTATAAAAAAATATGTACCCCAAATTGAAAAGGTGGTAAATATTGAGCGATAG